A stretch of DNA from Dioscorea cayenensis subsp. rotundata cultivar TDr96_F1 chromosome 4, TDr96_F1_v2_PseudoChromosome.rev07_lg8_w22 25.fasta, whole genome shotgun sequence:
CAAGGCATTATTATGATaacaaataagaacaaaagaCACCTTGAAAATAAGATAGTGGAGGGGAATGCATTAGAAAAATGAGATGACAATGACAGCAATCGAAATAATATCATCACAAAAGGCCAATTCGGTGAACGAGGATGGAAGAGCATGTGATTCccttaattatatttgtgtatgtatatataatatattaacatgTTTATGTAAACAAAGGTAAATATTCCAACTAAAATACCATAAACAAGTATTGTTTCTTAGGattgaaattaataaacataGTTATtatgaaatcaatcaatcaattaattgaattttatttttttctctttgaaacAAGTGTGAACAAGTCACATATAAACACTCTTGACCTATTAATACCACACTTAAAAGTATTTGTATCATATTAAAGAAGTAGATTCGAACATCAACTCATATCTCATAGATGAGGACAAATGTGTGTTGAAGGATTAACACCACACTTATCTTTATCTATGACATAtccaattcatattttaaaaaattctcttGATCTGTTAATAATAAGTCCACTATTTAAAGTGTTTATATTCTGTTAAAAAAAAGGTTCAAACCTCAACTCATTGATAAGGACAACAATGTATATGTTGAGAGATTAACACCACATTAATCCATGTCGCTGGTGtatctcatttattattattattattttgattaaatgtggataaaccacaaatttattaaaagaaaaataacagtacaaaaaaaaaatgtacaaagAAAAATGTACAAAGAAAAACCACATTAATCCATGTCGCCGGTGTATCTCattcattcatatttttaaaaagaaatcataaataaaatttgatccCTGGATATTAGAATTTAGAACTAATAATTTTATACtgattaatttttaagaaaaatgtaCTTGACTTTCATCTTTTGTCATATAAAGTTTAAGATGtccaaatgataaattttgatttcaaagtACAAACAGtttgaagttttaaaattaatttaattttatcattaaatttatttgacATATggtaaaaagacaaaaaaaaccCAGAAAGTTGGgccataaaatcaattttattatttctaaacaATGTGTGCagcttatttataattaaacataataattttttttcagtaATTATATACGTCTTGTTTTAGCATCAAACACACCTTAATAAttagcacatatatatatatatatatattccaaaaaaCATTGTTAGAAAAATATTAGTATCTTTCATCTTCGCCCACAATTTTCTCTATAATTCAATTCTCACACATGCTTTCCACCTTGTCCACAAATACTTTTGAAAAAGAAAtccccaaaaacaaaaaataattttcttttttccgaataaaatcaataatatatctTTCACAGGGTTTTCCCAAAGATATGtagcaatttaaaaaattaaaaaaattagcatgaaattgtttcataaattttaacttattaaacataatatattaaattaaaataaatattaatttctttcaATAATATGTCTTGTTTTAGCATCAAGCACATCTCAATAATTAGcatatattccaaaaaaaattattagaaaaatattagaatCTTTCATCTTGACCACATTTTCTTGTATAACTCCATTtggcataaattttttttataaaatttgactttagtaaatataataatttaaataaaaacaaatacaataaaaatgaaaaccaagtTATAGAGTAATatctcaatatttatttaatttctttctcaCTCTTGACCATGTGAAAATATCTacgaattataaaaaaatggatttttcaataaaaaacttaattgtcacatcaataaaaaaacgtgaaaacaatatcattaaataattGACAGAGCTCATAATGAATGTCTCTCGTTcacaataaacaaatatatttacatAAGTTGTTTTTTCACACTTCTCTTcttaaaatatacaacaacGTGATTTACGACTTTTTAGTACCAACATTTGCATTTTAATTCAACAATTATACACTATTTCTAAGCATGTGAATACTCGACCTATTATTATGACTATTTACTGTTGTAATTGACATTACTACAGTATTAATAATATTGCAGCTGATAATATATGTTTACAGTAGCAACAACAACACTGTAGTGGATgcctatattttattatacagACCACCACCGTTATTAGTAATCCaccaattattatattttagatggTTAAATTGAATTAATCCAAACCGTTCATTTATCTAGTGAATgtttataaatacaaaaaaaataaaagaataagaaaatatgagataatAGCGAGagtgtttgatatatatatatatatatttctttatacttatattatttataaaaatttatatatatttatatggagGATAAATTATCAGAAGtatttataacaaatatatatttttttttatttttttaggttttaacCATTGAGCAGGGTAATCCTCATTTTATCAAagcacttatttttattttttattattttattttattattttgttaagatATCAAGTGTTATTTTACCatcaattatcattttttttttcatgataaaaTAGGCAGAgccattctatatatatatatatatatatatacacaatgaCAAATTGACAAAAGCCAGTGGGCCAAATACTAATTGATGCATGTTTGTCTctcccttatttatttattttattttttacttgtcactACCAAAACTATATCTAACCACTACCTCTCCACCATTACCACTCATGATACACACCCTTTGAATGCTTTATCATCCTTTTTCTCTCAATAATCCTTCTTAatcctctctctttttctcccaAACATCAAGTCTCATGGCACATTTGGAAGATCAGCAAAGTGAAAAGGCTACTGTTTGTGTGATGGATGCCTCTGGTGTTCTTGGCTTATCACttgttcatcatcttcttcagagAGGATACTTTGTTCATGCTGCCACCATTGATGGAAATGGTTTtactttattctttttctaatcttaatttgcttcttttttttgttttaattttttcttttctccaactttcttatgttcatgatttctattattatttgaaaaaaaaaaagaaggtgaATTGAATGGTTTGGAGGAAGAATCATGCAGTAACAAAAGACTGAAGATCTTCAGAGCAGATACTTTTGATTACCAGAGTATCACCAATGCCATTAGAGGCTGCTCTTGCTTGTTTCTATTCCTTTGAGCCAAACCTAGAAGAATGTTCATATGATGTAAGCCATtattgttctttaattttttgacaGGCATTTTTAgccacttttttttattgataagtCTTAATTATATAACTACATGATGGTAACAAGTAACAACTCAATTAGAATGAATGCTTCATTGAATTTTGGAGTGTTTTAGGAGTTAATGGCAGAAGTGGAAGTCAGAGCAGCTCACAATGTCTTGGAGGCTTGTGCTCAGACAGAGACAGTAGAGAGGGTGGTGTTCACATCATCAGTTACTGCTGTTGTCTGGAAAGAAGATCACAAGTCAGAGGCACAGGTTGATGAAAGAAGTTGGAGTGAACCTAATTTTTGCAGGAAATTCAAGGTTTTGTGATAATAGATTAAGAGAGgctcaaatttatatatttaaattgaatgcacTGCTTATACTGCCAGCTATGGCACGGTCTAGCAAAGACAttggccgagaaaactgcatGGGCATTGGCAATGGACCGAGGTGTAGACATGGTGAGTATCAATGCAGGGTTGTTACTCGCCGGAGCTCAATTATCGTCTTCATCTCCATACTTGAAAGGTGCTCCGGAGATGTATGAATCCGGTGTGCTTGTGGCTGTTGATCTTCAGTATCTTGTTGATGCTCACATTTGTGTTTTTGAGAACTCAGCGGCATTTGGCCGATACATCTGCTTCAACCACACCATCACCCGGCCAGAGGATGCTCTCAAGCTCGCTCAATTGTTGGACCCTTCATCCAAACCTTGTTCTCCTTCAAGGTCTGATTAGCTTATTTTTACCATTTAGAATTCTAATGGGGTTTTAATTTTGATAACATTGTTTGCAGTGATGAATTGAGGATTGTTCAGCAAAAGATCCAGAACAAGAAGTTAACTGAATTGATGATGGAGTTCGCTTGAGAAAACACCAAATATATGTGTTGGAGAATCAAGAAGTTTCACTCGGTAGCAGTTATGTGATTGGCTGTGAGGTTCTTGTATGATAAATTATTCTtcgttttaagaaaaaaatcagtTCGTTGAAGTTGTGTGATTGTTTGTGAGGTTCTTGTATGATAGATTATTCTTAggcttaagaaaaaaatttagtgaGTAATAATAATTGCGAGCTTGTTCTCGCTTATGTTCAATAAAACCATACTAGCAGAGTGTTCAAATGTGACACCTCTCTGAACAAAGTTTTGTTACTTTCTTTCAACCACAACCACACGCACACACTCACAAAAAGGAGGAACAGGGTAAAAATCTGAACAAAATTTTGTTACTTTCTTTCCACCACACACACActaacaaaagcaaaaacagGGTAAAAAATCAGGACTTAAAGGAATGAAATAATCAAATTTGTAAGACCTTTCAAGATATCAAGGCAAAATATATCTTTGATCATATGTATATTCGGGAGCACCAGCTCTGTGGACACTGAATAAGTTTGCTATACAACTTGGATATTTCAGTCTTATTACGACCTCATAACTTaagatttaaacattttttatgCACTAAGGCAGACAGAAACAATGCTTGTGATCCTTAATTTCTTGACTTTTTTAGAATTCCTTGGCTGAAATAAAACTTCCGTACTTGGCTTAACAGCAACCTCTTTCCAATCTGAAGCCGACAACCCTTCGCTTCGGTAATCACGGGGTGCATACAGTACCTGAACCCTAGATCTACCTGCAGGTGCAATAACTAGACAAGTTCAAATATGGCTATCAAACCTTATTAAGTTTGTCAGTGATAATAACATATTTCTAAATGCATTAAAAATGCAACACAAAAAAGTGATTTTCATGAATCTTGTCTACAGACCACAGTGGCTGCAAGTCTCACAAAATCAGCAGACAATTCAATAAAAGCTTAGCAAATGACTGAAAATTACCTAAACCAAGCATAGTTGAACTTTGGATTATGAACTTGCTAACTTTTGATCTCTTCACATTGATCAAAGCTTGCATATCACCTTGAGTTCCCTTAAATTCCATGAAttcaccaagaatgaatctgtCACCTTTAAGCTCTAACCTGTCATGTTAATTGGGATATCCAAATAAGAGGATTTCTCTAATCATAATTGGTGTAAACAATGGCGAGTAACACATCAACACAGAGAACGAAAAAAGACAATGATTTTGCAGGCGTAGTATACATCACAAGACAGATAACTacaccaaaacaaaaatcaattttctttgCACAACTTTAATTACAATCTCTGCTTTTGTCCTCTTAAAAACTAAACATGAGTAACTGTGTCAAATCCCATGTATATCATAGACAAGAACCTTTGCTCCAACTGCATCAAAGTTGTCGATGTACTATTTACATACAGAGAAGAGAACAGAGAATATAACACTTAAAAGTGAACTGAGCAGGCCAGATAAGAACATACAACAGAATTTAACCAGATAACCTACCCAGCAAACTTACAGCCAAGACCATTCTAAAGTTTATCCCAAActtttaattctcttgcaattcaGAAAACGGAATATTTAGAAAGCAACAGAAACTTGTTTAAAATTCTTAGTGTCAGTTCAAAGCAAAACAATGGAATCTAAAAGGGACACATAAAGCAAAGAATTAACTAGGGTATCAATAAAAGAGACtggcatcatcttcttcaccatcaccaaaagaatttcttcttatCTTATTCAACTATATCTATGAGGTAGAAGATATTGCAAGCATATAGCATAACACTGCATACCTGTCCCACATGGGTGCTGTGCTGAGAATAAAATGAAGCTTTTCATAAAACCCATCCTGCGGATCACTTTTTCCTCCATGAAATGCATCTTTTATCCAGCTTGAAATTTTACTCTTGGGTTCTGGCTTAAGATCACTCCAGTCATCAAAAGAAATGATCTCTGGCTGACTAGCAATCTTATATGCAAGCCTAGGGAATGGAACAAAACTCTAACTTATCAGAACTTCTTAACATAAACAACCCTaacatatatatcaatatagAAACAAACAGAACAGATAGTAAACAAGGGGAAAAATGACTCCTTTCAAAACGAAAGGGCATTATTCCTAGCATAAGATATAGTAGAACTTTATTATAATCAAAATAGGTGTCATATTGTCTTTAAGAATGCCCTATACCAGCAGTTTCTCAATTCAAACTACAAACCCTATAGGTGTCAAGCAGGCACTGTTACAAAGGCGCGCGCCTCTGAGCCTAGGCACAAGGCTCAAGGCGTGGGCCTAGGCGCGCCTTCGTAACGTCAACaaatttatttggttatttttaaaatatttagtttaactTTTAATCTTATCCACACATCtttgatgattaaaaataaaagaggccAACATACAACCAGAGCCGTTTAAAATTAGGGTGATTAACACAACCAACCAAGTAGAATCAAGACCTCATCTCTCCTCTTCGGGCCAATCCACTATTTAGATGAAGagaatgataaatttgaagagGAAATTGATGATGTTGGATGATAATggatttgatgattttgatgatagtcACTAAAATCTAGATTTTATTATACAAGTTAGGATTTGGACTATATACATGcattatatcatattattgcattttgtattatacatttgaAGATTACTTTTCATGTTATTATGtacgtttttttttcttctaatgtCTGATCGTCTTCTATGATATTAATCTTTAGaacattttaaaactttaatacaaattaatctTTAGTacaaatatttctaatttttcaattttctttagtGGAAACTAGTGCGCCTAGTGTTAATCGGGCTCGCGCCTGCGCCTTGCACCTGTGATAACCTTGCCAATATCAACAGTTTCTCAATTCAAACTACAAATCTTTTCTGTCTCTATGTCATTCTTCGGCTAAAAGCAAACAATCAACCCACAGTAATTACAGCAAttggcaagaaaaaaaaatcactttgttGCATATATGTAAAGGTCCTCCACAGAACATGCTACCAATTAGCAAAATTCTGAGAAGTCACAGTTTACCAAAACCATCAACAAGTAACAACAAAGACATGATATTCACTTCAGCTCATAAACAAGCATTGCagacaaagattttttttaactcaagcAACAGTTTACCAAAACCATCAACAAGCAACAACAAAGGCATGATATTCATTTCAGCTCATAAACAAGTATCACAAACGAAGATTTTTTAAACTCAAGTCTCAGACAACAAGAAATAGGTGATTGAAATCTCATCAATGCAGACCTGCATTCAGGATTTGGAAGcaaaactttgccaatcacGCCCCCTTTTGGCAAAGGCAATCCCCTCTGCTCCAAATACAGTTCAAGAGCCTCAGCTTGCCTCCTCACCTCCAAAACCTACAAACACGAACCCAtgatctctctctcactctcaaaTTCAATTACTCCATTACAAACACTGAAAAACACACCCAAAAAAGGCAGGGAAACCTCACCGGATCCGAGAAACTCTCAGGCTTATGCTTCTTATCACCAACGCAAACCCAGTCTCCATCCTTCCCAACCTCAACGAACCCACGAATGTTCTTCACAGCGACAACCATCACCTCCCTGAAACAACCAACAAACACCTTCATTCACTCAAATCAAAACCAGCAATCAGAGCACAAAGATCAAAGACAAAGACCGAAAAATCCTCACTTCTTCGTGACAAGTACGACGTCAATGTGCTGGCGAGTGCTGGTCTCCGGGTCAGGGATCCGAAGTCCGACGAAGCTCTTGCCGCCATAGATACTCTCAAGCCTGCAGACAGAGATCACGCCAATCGTAAAGCTAGGGTTTGAAAtcgagaagagagagagagagagagagagagaagaccTGGAAGCGAGGGAGAAGGAGAGGTCGGAGTCGGAGGGAAGATCGGGGATGGGATCGTGGCCGTAGATGAAGCGGGTGAAGACTTTGTAGATCACGAGGCCACAAACGATCTCGAAccacatgatgatgatgatgatgatcgaGTTTCTCTTGTCTCGATTCCTTCTCTCGTCTTCGCAGTGGCCTGCGAAGGAGATGGAGATTCGAGAACGAGGTCTTTGTTAATGGGCCAGACAACGCGTTGTCAAACCAAACCTTCGGCGCTAAGAAACCAAGTTTTGATTCTGGGCCTGCTTTTGTCGTTCAAAACTGGCCTTGTTTGAAGGTAATGGGCTgggctttctttctttctttatcagTTAATGCAATCTGGGTTGGGCCAAGCTAATATtggcttttgttgttgttgttgttgttgtcgggCTAATGCAAAAAAAGTCATATGGCTCTTtgaatttgaaggaaaatggTTATATTTGTGGTTCTTGGAGTTATCCTGTCGGATGTAAATCATAAGTTACATAAGCCTAATGAGCCAAATAAATCAACATTGGTAACTTTCTAGAAATTTAATAGCTTTAGTTTAAAAGTATGTTTTGTCTTGTAAGAatctaaagaaaagaaatgacagcattaatatatagaaattataattggttttgaattcaaaatttttttaaatataagaaaacataaatgaaGAGGGatctatttttgttaaaaagatCTCAATTTTATGGGTCATCTACAGCAATATCTCAATCTCTAGTtatgttaaattataataaaaactatttttaaaaataatttcctatggatatatattttttttaggaagCGCATAAATAGTGAGAATTGATAAATGGCTTTAAATTATTAGTATAACTATAATTTTTCGTTCGTTTATAATGAATGCATGGTCAATTTGTGCATGGTGTgattattgaatatttataaaaaaatataactaaaatttcCCATTATGCTCATAAACCACATGATGAATTGTTGAGTAACAttcttgtaaaatataaaacaatattaattacaaaataacaacaatatatTATTTCACATCAAAAGGGTTGGCAAGGTGGTTAAGAATCCCTAATCACCATCATTAAGCAAAACTTTCTTTAGTTCATTATAAGCATCTTCCAA
This window harbors:
- the LOC120258311 gene encoding cinnamoyl-CoA reductase-like SNL6, encoding MPLEAALACFYSFEPNLEECSYDELMAEVEVRAAHNVLEACAQTETVERVVFTSSVTAVVWKEDHKSEAQVDERSWSEPNFCRKFKLWHGLAKTLAEKTAWALAMDRGVDMVSINAGLLLAGAQLSSSSPYLKGAPEMYESGVLVAVDLQYLVDAHICVFENSAAFGRYICFNHTITRPEDALKLAQLLDPSSKPCSPSSDELRIVQQKIQNKKLTELMMEFA
- the LOC120259470 gene encoding uncharacterized protein LOC120259470 encodes the protein MWFEIVCGLVIYKVFTRFIYGHDPIPDLPSDSDLSFSLASRLESIYGGKSFVGLRIPDPETSTRQHIDVVLVTKKEVMVVAVKNIRGFVEVGKDGDWVCVGDKKHKPESFSDPVLEVRRQAEALELYLEQRGLPLPKGGVIGKVLLPNPECRLAYKIASQPEIISFDDWSDLKPEPKSKISSWIKDAFHGGKSDPQDGFYEKLHFILSTAPMWDRLELKGDRFILGEFMEFKGTQGDMQALINVKRSKVSKFIIQSSTMLGLGRSRVQVLYAPRDYRSEGLSASDWKEVAVKPSTEVLFQPRNSKKVKKLRITSIVSVCLSA